A stretch of DNA from Sulfurovum zhangzhouensis:
AGTACTCTCTTCCGGAGCAGGTACCGCGATAGGTTCGGGTACGATGATATCTCTGGAGATTTTTTTGAGGATATCTTTGCTGTCGTCATCGATGTTCTTAAAGTATGGCTGAACAAGTTCATAGGCATTCTTGTTTTTTTTGTGATACTTCGAACTCTCATCAAGCAGGTAAAAAGAGTCAAGAAAAGCAGCTTTATTACGTTGTGACAAATAGACGGCATTATCTTTACTTCTTGATTGGATCTCCATGAGTGACATTACGACAAACGAGATGATCATTACCGAGACAATCACCTCTATCAGTGTGAATCCTGCACGTTGCTGCTTTATTGTTGTAAAACGCATTAGTAAAAATCTCCTGTACCAGTTACCAGTTTGGTATCCTTTAGCCAGAGATCTTTAGCTGCCTCAAGCGATTCAACTTCTTGCGGTTTTCCGAAATAGGAAGGCAGATAGAAGATACCTTGTGGCGTTTTGAGGACTGCTTTGGTGCTGCTGCCGTTTGGATAAAAGTCGAGTTGCAGACAAACTTTTTTATCATCATACCTGCCATACTCGGCAAGAGAGAGATCATTGTAGGTATCGAGCAGATAGACCTCTGAATTTTGGAGATTTGCTGCGTTCTCATAGAGTTTAAAGTCACTTTGAAGGCCCTGTCTGAGATAACAGGTCTTGCATTTGTCGGTACATAAAAGTGTAGTTTGCCCGCTCAGCATCCCTGCATCTGCCAGTGATGCTTTGAGCGTAAGCGGAGTAAGGGCTTCGGGTTTCGTCTCTTCTTCACTGAAGTAGCTGAAAACCAGAGCATAGATCAATACGATCAGAAAGATTACGATCATCAGTTCAATAAGCGTAAATCCTTTCCGAAATGTTTGCATAGTGCGCTTTTACTACTTTTGACACTCTTTGGTATAGAAAATATCACTTGCATACTCTTCACCGCCTTCTTTTCTATCGGTTCCGAAGCTGATCAGTTCTATTTTCCCGCCTTCATTGATATAGATAAAAGGTGTTTGCCATGCATCTTTCGGAAGGCGTTCCATATATGGCTTAGGACGATAGTTTGGATATTTGTCAGCATCCGGGTTTGACAGAAGTGCCTCAATACCTTCTTCTGTATCAGGGAAGCTACCGTTGTCCAGTCTGAACATATCTAAAGCTTTGTTGACCTCTGCCATTTGGATACATACTTGATCTCTTTTTGCTTTATCCGCTGAATCCATCAATGATGGTGCGACCATACTAACAAGTAGTCCCAAAATTGCAATTACGATCAGTAGTTCAATCAATGAAAAAGCGTTTCTTAGATTCGGTTGGTTCTTCATACTATTAAGTCCTTGCATTATTTCTTTTGTTATAATAACTAAAATTGCGAACAAATTCTACTTCAACAGAGCTTTTATATGGATAAACCCTGCTTTTACCGACAGAGAAAAGGTGTAGCCCTTTTAATCACTCTTATCACTATTGCAGTTATGATGGTGCTCGTGGGTACCCTGGTCACTGCATTGGGAAGTGTACAGAAAGACTCCAGGGATACTTCATCTCTGCTTCAGGCAAATGTTTATTATGGAAACATTGTGAATATTTTTAGAAAATTCAAGGACAAGGATAAAGAGCTGCTTTTCTCTACGCTCTATCAGGCACCTATTCCATTTTCTACGGAAGAGGAGAACTTTTTTATGACGGTAGGGTGCCGTCCTCTTGCCAATGGTGCCAATATCAACTGGCTTGGATTGGAAAATGATACCAAAATGATTCCAAACTATGATATAACCCGGAAAATTTTTGATTCGATTACTGCTATGTACAATCTATCAGATCCGGTGATGCTCGAAGAGATGTTGCTTGAAGAGATAGGAAAAGAAGGTGAATTTGAACATAAATTTCATAGTAGACTCCTGCAAAAAAGAGGTATAATAAGTTATCAACAGTTTGCACATATCATTGATAGGTATCAACTCGAAGCGGATGATCCTGTGGTTAGTAGTATACCTTGGGACAAATACTTTTCTTTTACCACCGAATCTAACGTAACAGACGGGAACTATATGTCTGCAGAGGCAGTTGCAGCGATCTTTGATATGGAGCTCTCCGCAGTAGAAGAAGAGTGGGTACCGGGGACTGATGCCTTGCAAACATTTAAGCAGACCTATCAACCCGTTGATTTTGAAAAGTACAGTCCGGCTTTTTCAAAACATTTTGTAGATATTGCAGAGTGTGAAGTAATATATACCTATGCAGATGAACCGTATAAATTTACATTTATGTATAGCAAAGGAGAGGTAAAGCATTTTGAATTTCTTGGAAGACAATAAAAAGCTTATATTGGTCCATCGATCAATGCAGTCAATGGAGATAAAGCAGCCGGTCAATGTGATGCTTACTCCCCAGTTTTATACACTAAAAAAAGAGATACTGCCTATAAAGTTTGCTTATCAGGCAAAAAGGATCGCGGCTTCTCTTTTTGAGGGGATGTTGCCAGAGGGAAGAACATATGACTACTTTGTTTTTAAAGAAGGTGAATACTGGGTGTTTATAGCCTATGCCCTGGAAGAGATCACCGAATTTTTTAAAAGTAAAGGTCTATCACCTGAATATATTTCAAAACTCTTTTTTGCACAGCAGTCTGTACCTTCTTTCTCAAATCCCTATCTTTTAGATGATAAGGAAGTATTGGCGGTTTTGAATGATATCGTTGTAGTCATGCCGAAATCCGCAGTAGAGGATGAATCGATCAACACTGCGCTGGATATACCAAATCCCAAAAAAAGTATTGCAATACAGAGTGCCTATGCTTCAGTATTGAGTTTAAAAGAGTCGCTTGGGTTTGCAGCTATATTCATACTCTTAGCAGTGCTGTTTATTATTGAAGGTGTACGCTATGGCGGAGATACACAGTCGGGAATGCAGGAACTTGAAAGTTTGATGGCGGCAAATCCCTCGCTATCTAGCCAATATACAAGAAAAAATATTGTCACAAAGTATCGTAAGCTGGATGATGTCGAGAGAAAAAAACGTGATGCGGTTAAAGTGCTTATAGGCATGATCTATAAAGGGGTAGAGCTAAAGACACTTCACATCGATGAAAAAAGTTTCCGTGCAAACTATATGGTCAAAGAGGATAAAACGATCAAGTTGATGGAAAGTGAAGCCAAAAAAGCAAAGTTCACCGTTCAAAAGGTCACTGATGGCATTACAGTGGAGGGGAAACTATGAATTTCAGGCGTTATCAAAATGAATTGATCGCAGGTATCTCCCTTATGATTATGCTTGGTGCATTTCTTTTCAAGCAAGGGCAGATCAGCGGAGAAGAAGAGCGGATGAAGACGTTGCAGAGTTCTGTATCAGAGATGAAAGAAGTGGTCGCACTTAAAGAAATATGGGATAATACGAACTTGAACAAAAAAGTAAAAGAGCTGCAAACCTCTGTACCGCCGGCTAAAGTGAAATGGCAGGAGAACAATAAAAAGGTGATCGCAAGTTATCAAGGTCTCAGTGTTGATGAGTTCAACAACCTTATGAAAAAATTGTTAAACCTTGGAGTGGAGATACAGCTATTTGATGTGAAAAAACAGAGTGCACTCTATGATGTGGAGCTAAGATGCAAATGGTAAAAAAGATAGGAACTGTCATTGCCGTATTATGGCTTGCCATCATCGTGATGATGCCAAAACAGGAGATGTACTATCTTCTTGAGCAGGAGTTGGCAAAAAACGATATCAAGATCAGTTCTGAGAAGATCAGTGAGAGTTGGTTCACTCTCAGTATAAAAGAGCCTTCTATCTATGTAAAAGGTATCAAAGTCGCAACGATCAAAGAGATACATCTTTTCACACTGCTCTTTTATACCAGAGGTTCTTTAGAAGGTCTGCTTCTTGATCGCTCACTCGAAAGGTTTGCGCCAAAAGAAATTGACCAGGCTGTAGTGACCTATAGTGTGGTGAACCCTCTGAATGTCGTGGTTGGAGCCAGTGGTGTATTTGGCGAAGCTGACGGAACAGTAAATCTTATGCAGAAGCACGTCAAGATGAAGTTTTCCCAGAGCCAGAACCTCGGTATGCTGAGGTCAAAGCTGAAAAAAGATGGAGAAGGTTGGTTATATGAAACATCTTTTTAAGCCAGAGACTATGAGACAGGTCATGATCATTTTAGCAACCATAGTGTTTGTGAAGCTGGTGTGGGTGGTGGTCGCATTGATATGGCTGCCTACTTCAGGGGTAGAGTACAATGAAGACAAGGGGCCTAAAAACCTTTATTACAGAGTCAGGATCTCTTTGGACAATCAGCCTCAACAAGCAGAAAGGCCTAAAGAGGCACCAAAAGCCAGTATCCAGGATATCGACCTTCTGGCTATTTACAGTGCTTCTGACATCACCGTCGTCACTGTAAGACACAAGGGAAAAACAAAAGTGTTGTCCAAAGGTGAAGAGATTAACGGATTTGTACTGGAGGGAGCAGGAAGTGACTATGCGACATTTAGCAAAGACGAAAAACTCTATACGGTGACACTGTTCATGCCTAAAAAGAGTGACAAAGGTGTTGGCACGATCACAACTGTAAACGGTTCTGCCGGTGTTTCCCCTCAAAGAACCAAAAGCGATCAAGAGGGACCGGTTACCGGAGAAGTTGTAGACGCAGGTGACAGAAGGATTATCGACAGGTCACTGATCACCCATTATGCAACGAATATGGGTGATATCTTTAAGGATATCGGGATCAAGGATATTAAAGACGGTGATTCGATCAAAGGTTTTCAGGTCAGTTTTGTGCGGAGAGGAAGCCACTTTTCCAAACTTGGTTTGCAAAGAGGAGATATCATTAAGTCCGTTAATGGACAAGAGATCAACAGCTACAATGCTGCCTTTGGTATCTATAAAGACATTCAAAATATAGAAAATCTGACGCTGGTCATCGTCAGAGACAATAAAGAGATGGAGTTAGAGTATGAAGTTAACTAAAATAATATTGGGTATTTTACTGATCCTTTCAGTGGGGTTACATGCGGAAGAGGAGACGGTAGAGGTCAATTTTCGTGACTTAAGTGTAAAAGATTTTGTTGAGATGGTTTCTAAGATCATGCAGAAGAATATTCTTATCGAAGAGGATTTGAGAGGTAATGTTAACTTCGTTTCTACCAAACCTATCAAAAAGAGCTCTCTCTTTACATTAACCAATGTCATACTCAGCAGCAAAGGATTGACACTGGTGGACCAGGGTGAATTTTATAGGGTTGTTAAAAGCCAGTCTGCCCCGGGTGAAGGTGTACCGGTCAGTTCAAGTATTGAAGGTGATACATTGAGGACTGTGTTGTTCCCTTTGAGAAATACCAATGCTGCGGTCATCCGTGCAAAGATCAAACCATTGCTCGGTAAAAGCGATGAAGTGATCTCTTTCAAAGAGAACAATGTTCTTTCAATTACTTCACAGCCAAGGACATTGGCTTCCATCTCTAAATTGATCAATGCCCTCGAAGAGAAAGGTGAAAAAACCTCTGTAGTAGTAAGGCTCAAAAACTCCAGCACAAAAGATATCTTTACCAATGTCAACAACATGGCCAAAAAATTGTTCCCTCAAGCTATCGAGAGTGAAGCAGTCGATATCTTTGAAGACAGTGCGACAAACTCTATTATCCTTGTCGGAAAACCGGAAAATGCAAGACGTATGATCAAGTATATCAAACAACTTGATATTCAGGGAGAAAGCGTCACACAAAAAATGTATGTGATCAGACTCCAAAACTCTAACGTCGAAGAGATGGAAAAGATCATGAGCCAGCTTATCTCGCAAATGAACAGTATGACACCAGATAAACCTGCTAAACAAGGTGAAAGACCTCAAAAAGCGATGGTGGTTTCTGATATCGAGAGAAATGCATTGATCGTCCTTGCTACGGCTGAACAGATGAAAAATATCAGAGAAACGGTAAATAAGATTGATATCCCGAAAGTACAGGTGTATGTGAAAGCGCGTATTGTTGAGGTCAACAAAAATTTGGCTTCACAGATAGGGATGCGCTATGGATTTGAAGGCGGAGCGATTACTTCACAGGGGCTTTTCTCTGCAGCGGCAAATATGGGGGCTTCTTCTCTAATGGTCTCTCCGACACTATTAGGGTTCTTGAATTCTCAAGATACATATACAAACCCGATTACGGGAGGAGTAAGCACCATTACAACACGTCCTTTCAAATTTGATAGTAACATTTCCCAAGTATTTGCACTAGGTGCGCAAGTGGATCTGCTTGAAAAGAATGGTGCGGCACATATCCTCAGTGAACCTTCGATTCTCTGTACCAACAACAAAGAAGCAGAGATCTATGTCGGGCAGACACAGTCCATCCTGACTCAAGCTCAACAGACAACACAGGGCCAGGGAAATATCATCAACAATTACTCCAGAGAGGATATAGGGATCACCCTAAAGGTGAAACCGCGTCTCTCAAGCAACAATCAGGTGACACTGGAGGTAGTGACCGAGATAGAGGATGTATTGCCTGGATCTTCTGCATCCGCAGATAGACCGACAACGACCAAGAGAAAAGTCACGACCAATGCCATCGTAAGCAACGGAGAGACGATCATTCTTGGAGGATTGATCAAAAAAGCTGGAGGAAAGGGTGAATCACAGGTACCGATCCTTGGAGATATCCCTATCGTGGGTGAACTTCTCTTTAGCAGTGACACGGATGCAGAGAGTGAAGAGAATGTGGTGGTTTACCTCACGCCTTATATCGTAAGAAAGAGTGAAGACCTTAAAAAGTTGAAAGCAGTGCTGACAGAACTTGAAGAGGTACAGATAAGATACAATGAATATGTCTACGAAGGACTTGAAGGCGGTGCTTTGAATTCTCCGGAAGGTACAGGGAAGAATCCTGCAAGCCAAAGGATAAAAAGAAAGCCAAAGAGCAACTTGGCAATCCTGGATGAGGAGTAGATGATGCATTTTTCACGTCTGCAGGATGTAGACCTAGAAGCGTTATGGGAAGAGGAGATCAAC
This window harbors:
- the gspG gene encoding type II secretion system major pseudopilin GspG — encoded protein: MKNQPNLRNAFSLIELLIVIAILGLLVSMVAPSLMDSADKAKRDQVCIQMAEVNKALDMFRLDNGSFPDTEEGIEALLSNPDADKYPNYRPKPYMERLPKDAWQTPFIYINEGGKIELISFGTDRKEGGEEYASDIFYTKECQK
- a CDS encoding PDZ domain-containing protein, with the protein product MKHLFKPETMRQVMIILATIVFVKLVWVVVALIWLPTSGVEYNEDKGPKNLYYRVRISLDNQPQQAERPKEAPKASIQDIDLLAIYSASDITVVTVRHKGKTKVLSKGEEINGFVLEGAGSDYATFSKDEKLYTVTLFMPKKSDKGVGTITTVNGSAGVSPQRTKSDQEGPVTGEVVDAGDRRIIDRSLITHYATNMGDIFKDIGIKDIKDGDSIKGFQVSFVRRGSHFSKLGLQRGDIIKSVNGQEINSYNAAFGIYKDIQNIENLTLVIVRDNKEMELEYEVN
- a CDS encoding type II secretion system protein: MQTFRKGFTLIELMIVIFLIVLIYALVFSYFSEEETKPEALTPLTLKASLADAGMLSGQTTLLCTDKCKTCYLRQGLQSDFKLYENAANLQNSEVYLLDTYNDLSLAEYGRYDDKKVCLQLDFYPNGSSTKAVLKTPQGIFYLPSYFGKPQEVESLEAAKDLWLKDTKLVTGTGDFY
- the gspD gene encoding type II secretion system secretin GspD produces the protein MKLTKIILGILLILSVGLHAEEETVEVNFRDLSVKDFVEMVSKIMQKNILIEEDLRGNVNFVSTKPIKKSSLFTLTNVILSSKGLTLVDQGEFYRVVKSQSAPGEGVPVSSSIEGDTLRTVLFPLRNTNAAVIRAKIKPLLGKSDEVISFKENNVLSITSQPRTLASISKLINALEEKGEKTSVVVRLKNSSTKDIFTNVNNMAKKLFPQAIESEAVDIFEDSATNSIILVGKPENARRMIKYIKQLDIQGESVTQKMYVIRLQNSNVEEMEKIMSQLISQMNSMTPDKPAKQGERPQKAMVVSDIERNALIVLATAEQMKNIRETVNKIDIPKVQVYVKARIVEVNKNLASQIGMRYGFEGGAITSQGLFSAAANMGASSLMVSPTLLGFLNSQDTYTNPITGGVSTITTRPFKFDSNISQVFALGAQVDLLEKNGAAHILSEPSILCTNNKEAEIYVGQTQSILTQAQQTTQGQGNIINNYSREDIGITLKVKPRLSSNNQVTLEVVTEIEDVLPGSSASADRPTTTKRKVTTNAIVSNGETIILGGLIKKAGGKGESQVPILGDIPIVGELLFSSDTDAESEENVVVYLTPYIVRKSEDLKKLKAVLTELEEVQIRYNEYVYEGLEGGALNSPEGTGKNPASQRIKRKPKSNLAILDEE
- a CDS encoding type IV pilus modification PilV family protein; translated protein: MRFTTIKQQRAGFTLIEVIVSVMIISFVVMSLMEIQSRSKDNAVYLSQRNKAAFLDSFYLLDESSKYHKKNKNAYELVQPYFKNIDDDSKDILKKISRDIIVPEPIAVPAPEESTVKAEVTRMILKDQYSSSYFQFKLNSF